TAGGGGATCATCGGCTGCACCTACTTTGAACCACAATGAATGGTTGACAACAGGTGAGCGCTTTTGGCTGACAATAAAGACCTGGAGACCATTTTTGAGCGTAAATGAGCTTGGGTTAAAAACCTCGCTCCACACGCCGCTTGGGAACAAAAGAATTAAAAAGAAAGTTGCTTTAAGAGAAAGGCTGAGAGACGTAAAGGAGTCTCTTCCAAGCATGCCTACATATCTCCAGGGAGCTTTCCGTCATGCTGTGTCTTATATTCTTTTTTCGGGTCAACGGCTTTCCCAGGCTGATCTTTGTTCTGCCAGAAAAGCATTTTTTGGACAAAAGTCTTGTCCATTTGAGCGACTTTTGCTTCCTGATCAACCGTCTCTCGGATATTAGAGGCTTCTTCTTGAGTCGTTTTTGTGTATCCAGCTAGGTCCAGGAACGCGTTTTCACCTGCCGAGGGGCTATAGTTGGCAGTTCTTTCAGTTGAGCGCTGATTGTTTTGTCCAAACAGGGCTTGTTCGGCCTGTTCAGTTGCTGTGAGTGCTCGAGAATCAGTTGATTCACTTTTCGAAGAGCCTGCACCTCTGGTAGGCTGTTGATTAAAATTAGGAGGCAAGGATAAGGGTGCGCGGTTAATAACGGTAAACTCATCGGGGGAGCTCCGGTCGAGTCCCAGTGCCTTTCGTGTGTCACCACATCCGGAAAGGGCGACTGGAATTGCGAGAATGGCCATCAGGCGTAATAAAATCATAAAGAACCTCTACATGGTTAATTCGGATACTTTGTAGATCTTTTTTTGGAAAGAAGCAAGGACTCAATGACGAGCCCAGCAACTCCAATGGTGATAAAAGTATCGGCTACATTAAAAGCTGGCCAGTAGAATTTATCAATATGGAAAGATAAAAAGTCTATGACGGCTTCGAATCGGAGACGGTCAATCAAGTTGCCGATCGCTCCTCCTAAAATCATGCTAAGGCTTAAACTAGAAAAAGTATCTTTGGACCGGTATAGCCAGATACTAAGGGCGAAAATGGCTATAAGTGTAATGATAATCAGTCCCCATGTCCTTATGGGGCCATAGTTACCATCATTAAAGACACCAAAACTAATTCCTCGATTCCAAACCAATACTAAATCGAAAAAGGGCGTAATAGAAATCCCCTTTTTCAGGACGTACCCATATTGCAGAACAAAAAACTTTGTTAGTTGATCTACGATGATAATTGCACAACACAGAAGATATCCAAGACGGGTTGAGCCTAAGTTACGCGGCATCGTTTTGACCGTAGTCGTTGACAGCATCAATACACCTCTTACACAAAGTTGAATGTTGGCTTGAATCACCAACTTCAGGAAGAATTTTCCAACATCTTTCACATTTCTCGCCGGAAGTAACTTGGACAGAAATGCCCACATTGGGAACATCTTCTAGGGTGAATGCTTTTTCTGGGATCTGGCCTTCAATCATTTGTGCGGAAGAAACAATACTTATGTCGGCAAGGTTTTGTCCCATGAAGGCTTGGATGGTCTCAGAGTCTGCGTGGACCATGATAGAGGCCTGCAAACTTGATCCAAACTTTCCCAGGGCACGCTCTTTTTCGAGTGCCCCTGTAATGACACGCCGTGCGTTGCGGATGATATTCCATTTGTGATTCAGAGTGTCGTTGAGCCACTCTGATGGGATGTCGCGAAACGTTTCTAGATGAATGCTATCTTCAGATTCTGGAAAACGAGCTAAATAGGCCTCTTCAGCCGTAAAGCACAGAATCGGTGCCAACCATTTTGTTAAATAGGTAAAGATGTGATCTAGAACCGTGAGCGTTGCTTTTCGGGTATCACTATTTTTAGCATCGCAATAGAGACTGTCTTTACGGATGTCAAAATAGAAGGCTGACAAATCTTGGGAACAAAACGTATGAAGCTCTGTCAAAAAGACATGAAAGTTGAAAGTTTTTAAGGCTTCCTGAGAACGACCGTCTAGCCATTGGAGGCGGTGTAAAACGTATTTTTCCAGTTCAGGGAGATCTTTATAATTTACACGATCTTTGTCGGAGAACTTGGATAGATTTCCCAGAAGAAATCGCAAGGTGTTACGGAATCGCCGATAGATATCTTGCAGCTGTTGGAGAATATCCTTTCCGATCCGGAGGTCTTCGGTGTAGTTGGAGCTAATGGCCCAAAGGCGGATAATATCGGCCCCAAAGTCTTTGATCAGATCCAATGGTGAAATAACATTGCCCAAGGATTTAGACATTTTGTAGCCTGCTTTATCCAGGACAAAACCATGGGTAAGAACCGACTTAAAGGGGGCTATTCCTTCAAGGGCGCATGATTCTAAGAGGGAGACTTGGAACCATCCTCTATGCTGATCTGATCCCTCCAAGTAGAGAGATGCCGGAAAAGCCAAATCTTTTCGAGTCTGCAAGACAAATCGATAGGAGGCACCGCTTTCAAACCAAACATCCGCAATGTCTTTCACCTGTTCATAGTCATCAGCAACGTAGGCTTTGCCCAGAAATTCTTGAGGATCTTTGGTGAACCAGATATCGGTGCCTTCTTCTGAGAAGGCTTCCACAATTCTGTCATTAACTTTTTCGTCCTTTAAAACGTCGCCAGATGTTTTTGAGACAAAGAGAGGAATAGGGATTCCCCAAGCCCGTTGACGAGAAAGGCACCAGTCGGGTCGTCCGTTCATCATGGCTTGAATGCGATTGCGGCTTTGAGCTGGGACCCAGTTGGTGTCTTCGATTGCCTTGAGAGATTTCTCGCGAAGATTATTTTTTTCCATGCTGACGAACCATTGGGGTGTCGTTCTATAAATAAGGGGAGCCTTTGACCTCCAGGAGCAAGGATAACTGTGAACAATCTTATCTGCGCTGATGAGAGCGTCTTGAGCTTGGAGTTGCTCTATGACTTTATCGTCGGCTTTAAAGACGTGTTGGCCAGCAAACAAAGGGACTTGTTCGTAGAAAAGACCATCGGGCCCGACAGTTTCAGGGACTTCCAAATTGAACTGTTTGCCAATGAAAAAGTCTTCTTCACCATGTCCAGGCGCTGTATGAACCAGTCCAGTTCCCTGGTCTATTGTGACATGATCTCCAGGTAACAAAGGAACATCATGTTCATAACCCTTACCATGGAAGGGGTGATGACAGATGGTTCCGCCAAGTTTCTCTCCCTTGAACTCTTTGAGAATGTCACAGGATTCTATACCGGCTTTTTCTTTAAAGTCATCCAAAAGTTCCTTGGCAATGATAAGGGTTTCACCAACTTTTAAAGAACCTTTATGATCCGAGTCCTTTTCGACGTCTTTTTTAATTTTGATGAGGAGGTAGTCTACCTCTGGCCCAAAGCAAACGGCGCGGTTCCCTGGAAAAGTCCAAGGTGTCGTTGTCCAAATGACGGCGGCACTTCCTTTTAGCTCGGGGAAATCTGTCTTGCTGACTGGAAAACGCACATAAATGCTTGAAGAGGTTTTATCATGATATTCGATTTCAGCATCAGCCAAGGCAGTTTTCTCAACCACCGACCACATTATGGGCTTAACGCCTTTATAGAGATTTCCCATCATTAAAAAGTCAAATAGGCTTTTAACAATCAGGGACTCTGAATGGAAATCCATTGTTAGATATGGATTTTCCCAGTCACCAAGAACTCCGAGCCTTTTGAATTCAGAGCGCTGGATATCAACCCATTTTTTGGCTTCTTTGCGACAATCAGAGCGAATATGAGCAATGGGAATATCTTCCCAAACCTTTCCGGCTTTTCTAGCTTTCTCTTCAATTTGTCGCTCTATGGGAAGGCCATGACAATCCCAGCCAGGGACGTATGGGGCATCATAGCCTCTCATTTGGTAAGCTTTGATAACGACATCCTTCACAATTTTATTGAGAGAGGTTCCCATGTGAATATGTCCATTGGCAAAGGGAGGACCATCGTGGAGGATGAACTTTTCACAATCCTTTGCGTTCTCTCGTAGTTTTTTGTACAGGTCAATTTTTTGCCATTTTTCAAGAATCTTTGGTTCTTGTGTTGGAAGATTTCCTTTCATGGGAAAGGATGTTCTCGGCAAAAATATTGTTTCCTTGTAACTGACGGTCATTTTATTCCCTTAAGTGAGATGATTCTTGTTCCATTCATAAGGCAATGCATTGCCTTTTTCCAGTGGATTTTTTAAGGGAGAAAATCGAGTTGCAAAATTCAACGGAAGTTGGAGTGTAATTTTTTGGCAAAAGATGGCTCTTACAGACTATATTTTCTTGATATTTTGTGTATAGTATAAGAAAAAATATCGCGTACGGTTTGGAAGGTCCTAGCATGAATCGGGGCTTTATGTTTACGATAAACCGTGATTCTATACCTTATAGGGGAGATAAAATGACAGAGACACTTCCAGAGAGCGCAGTTTTGCCGCCTGATTACAAGCCATCAAAAAGCGAAGACTATATGAGTCCCAAACAGCTGGAGTATTTTCGGCAAAAATTATTGAAATGGCGTTCTGAGTTGTTACATGAATCAGAAGAGACTCTTCACCATCTTCAGGAAGAGGATCATTTCGAGCCAGATATGGCTGATCGCGCAACTTCAGAAACAAATCGTTCTTTGGAACTACGGACACGCGATCGGGAACGGAAGCTGATTTCTAAAATCGATTCGGCGCTAGCGCGAGTTGAAGAGGATACATACGGCTATTGCGAAGAAACAGGTGATCCCATCGGTCTGGCTAGATTGGAGGCGCGTCCCATTGCAACCCTTAGTCTGGAAGCACAAGAACGCCATGAACGGATGGAAAAGACCTACCGCGACGAGTAGATCAATCAGCCCCCGTGAAGATGGCACTTTAACCCATCGTATCTAACTCGGATTTCGTAAGCGATTTCTTTCAAGAGATCACTATGCACCGAATTGGTGGATTGTTGAAATTCTGTCATTTTAGAGACATGCTCATGAGCGAGGCGTCGGCACTGTTTAGAGCGTCGGTCAGTTGTATTCTTTGACCAGAATAATTCTTCGTGGAGCCACTCACTCAGAACAGAATCCATCTCATTTACTTCTGTTTGGAATGTATCTGCTGTGCCTACAGGTTCTTCTGTGCCAACAGGTTCTTCTTGAGCGTAGGTTGGCTGAGAAAACACAATTAATGCAGAGAATAAGACGAACAGTATTTGGGACTTCATAAAGCACTCTCCTTTATAAGGCTTTCCATTTCAGGTTATGGTCAAAACCTTAAAACTTTGTTAGTTCTTATTTTTTAATATTAAACGTTTTTGATACGAATAGAAAGCCCATGATACCAGCGCCTAAGGAATTTTTCGAAATACTTCAGCTTGGAGAGCAAGAAATTCCCGTGCTTTTAAGAAAGAGTCGGACCGCAAAGAGGCTTTCTTTGCGATTTGCTCATACAAAGGATCAGTTGCTACTGACTGTGCCACCGGGTATTTCTCAGCGTGCGGCCAGAAAATTTATACATCAATCCCACGACTGGATTATTTCTAAGGCTCAAAGGCCCGTGAAGCGTGAGGCGTTCACCGATGGGGTGCAAGTGCCAATTTTGGGAAAACCCTACGTTTTTAGGTATCAT
This portion of the Alphaproteobacteria bacterium genome encodes:
- a CDS encoding isoleucine--tRNA ligase; this translates as MTVSYKETIFLPRTSFPMKGNLPTQEPKILEKWQKIDLYKKLRENAKDCEKFILHDGPPFANGHIHMGTSLNKIVKDVVIKAYQMRGYDAPYVPGWDCHGLPIERQIEEKARKAGKVWEDIPIAHIRSDCRKEAKKWVDIQRSEFKRLGVLGDWENPYLTMDFHSESLIVKSLFDFLMMGNLYKGVKPIMWSVVEKTALADAEIEYHDKTSSSIYVRFPVSKTDFPELKGSAAVIWTTTPWTFPGNRAVCFGPEVDYLLIKIKKDVEKDSDHKGSLKVGETLIIAKELLDDFKEKAGIESCDILKEFKGEKLGGTICHHPFHGKGYEHDVPLLPGDHVTIDQGTGLVHTAPGHGEEDFFIGKQFNLEVPETVGPDGLFYEQVPLFAGQHVFKADDKVIEQLQAQDALISADKIVHSYPCSWRSKAPLIYRTTPQWFVSMEKNNLREKSLKAIEDTNWVPAQSRNRIQAMMNGRPDWCLSRQRAWGIPIPLFVSKTSGDVLKDEKVNDRIVEAFSEEGTDIWFTKDPQEFLGKAYVADDYEQVKDIADVWFESGASYRFVLQTRKDLAFPASLYLEGSDQHRGWFQVSLLESCALEGIAPFKSVLTHGFVLDKAGYKMSKSLGNVISPLDLIKDFGADIIRLWAISSNYTEDLRIGKDILQQLQDIYRRFRNTLRFLLGNLSKFSDKDRVNYKDLPELEKYVLHRLQWLDGRSQEALKTFNFHVFLTELHTFCSQDLSAFYFDIRKDSLYCDAKNSDTRKATLTVLDHIFTYLTKWLAPILCFTAEEAYLARFPESEDSIHLETFRDIPSEWLNDTLNHKWNIIRNARRVITGALEKERALGKFGSSLQASIMVHADSETIQAFMGQNLADISIVSSAQMIEGQIPEKAFTLEDVPNVGISVQVTSGEKCERCWKILPEVGDSSQHSTLCKRCIDAVNDYGQNDAA
- the dksA gene encoding RNA polymerase-binding protein DksA, coding for MTETLPESAVLPPDYKPSKSEDYMSPKQLEYFRQKLLKWRSELLHESEETLHHLQEEDHFEPDMADRATSETNRSLELRTRDRERKLISKIDSALARVEEDTYGYCEETGDPIGLARLEARPIATLSLEAQERHERMEKTYRDE
- the lspA gene encoding signal peptidase II, with the translated sequence MLSTTTVKTMPRNLGSTRLGYLLCCAIIIVDQLTKFFVLQYGYVLKKGISITPFFDLVLVWNRGISFGVFNDGNYGPIRTWGLIIITLIAIFALSIWLYRSKDTFSSLSLSMILGGAIGNLIDRLRFEAVIDFLSFHIDKFYWPAFNVADTFITIGVAGLVIESLLLSKKRSTKYPN
- a CDS encoding DUF3035 domain-containing protein, yielding MILLRLMAILAIPVALSGCGDTRKALGLDRSSPDEFTVINRAPLSLPPNFNQQPTRGAGSSKSESTDSRALTATEQAEQALFGQNNQRSTERTANYSPSAGENAFLDLAGYTKTTQEEASNIRETVDQEAKVAQMDKTFVQKMLFWQNKDQPGKAVDPKKEYKTQHDGKLPGDM